Part of the Triplophysa rosa linkage group LG21, Trosa_1v2, whole genome shotgun sequence genome is shown below.
agagaaataaaaagaaaaacaaatgagagTGCAATTGTTGAAACGCACGAAGAGTGTGGAGGTGTTAAATGAATgcagattgtagaggtaaaatcatctggatttgagtaaatttggTGAGAAATGCTTGAGTTCATCTTtcataatattgacttttgattgaacttgacaaatctgagctcagtttgagacactgttgacatctcttctgaaactctgatgacagacacatttgtgagtTTGTTGGCTCTCTCCAAAGACAAATCGGAGAcgtaaacaaatgtgtgtgtttagagatCTCCCAGCCTTACCTCTGGATGTTACTGGTTCCAGTGGGGCATTATGGTCCATGGGAGTTGAGCACAATGGCTTCCTCTGTCAAAAACAACCTGAATTAAACTCCCACAATCCCTTGTGTGGGGTTAACACCCATCCAGCTACACAGCAGCATTCAATCTTGTTTTGGTATGTTTCACTGCATGGCGGATGCATTTACTGACCTTCACTTTGAGctgtatttagtttatttatttatttcgtgACGCGTTTCAATCAACACTGCATTATGTTATGAATTCAGAGCTTTCTGAGGGTTTATTCACTCGGTGGCCGTGGGTGATGTACATCTCATTTCTCAATCAAAGTGGAAAAACACGTGTGGGAATATGTGTTAGACGCTAGACGTGTCAGCCTGTTTGTGCGTGGGAGAGCCATCTTGACTGTCGGAGAGCATGTGCCATGTAACACTTTAATAACACGCCTGTGATCTCAAGCAGTCCAGAACATTAAAGATTAAGTGTTTTAACAACTCACAAAATCTACACTAAAAATGCCAGCTAGGAAATAGACAATACATTAAATGTATGTAATATTTGTGAgtattttagaaaacaaatcACATTAATGCACTATTAGTAGATGTATAAATAgtgtataaataatacattattttattattgatacattatttaattctataaattatatatttaaccaTTACCTGTATTTACAAGCAATTTACAGTACATTGAAGGCATgcatttttgtaaattaatagataataataataatacatattaataatggaaataaataaataataaattaactaattaataaataataatgcatcaataataataataataaagataataattgataacaaaaataaaaataatttgtacaaTTTGAATCAtagaatatataataaaaaattataatgattAAAATGCTCGATAAACTGGAAGACGAGACTAAAACAAGATACTGAATACAATCGTGATTTTTGCTTTACAAGAAAAGTACAAAAGGTTTAATAAAATCAGCTAAACAATGATAAGAATATtatgttaataatattattaatatgttaAACCAGTGATATTTATAATCTCAGCAACcctaaaatgttctttttagcCCAGATAATCCTCCGCCAGTGGTCATCTAGCCTCTTTCCATCCCAGGTCTTACAGTGCCAGGTGACCTGCTCGCTGGCCTGTGTCACACCTGGATACCTGAGCCATTATTGTTTCCGTTGCGTAAGGGATTTTACATGTAATCCTCATCGCAGGACAGCTATTCCCGGTTACAGTTGAAGATCACATGGAGAAAAGAAAACGAACCACTTAATGTGATGTCCAGAAGCCCCCGCCACCAATACCCTGAGACTTTAAGAACAGAAGGTTTCATCAGTTTTACTCAAGAAACACAACAAgactaaaaactaaaatattaataCTCTCTCCCTGAGCAACCAATTCATGTCTGTAGCACAAATGCAGGATGACATGTTGTCTGCAGTAGCTGTTATTAAATGATCGCACCCGGTGCAGCGTGCTGATCTCCGTGGGGTTTAAAAGGTCACATCCTTCATTAAAACCTGCTTTACTGCCATTACATAAACCCTGCATCATGCTCTCTCAGATCCGCAGATAAAGCCCAGCAATTGACCGTTCAAccgtttctttcttttgttcttcaggGGAGCATTCGCTGAGGTCTTCATGGTGAAGGAGAGGAAAACAGGGAAGCATTTCGCCATGAAGTGCGTAAAAAAGAAGAACAAAAGGGACCTAATCCTGGAGAATGAGATCGCTGTGTTGAGGAGGTGAGATGTGTCTCCAAACAAAGAACATACTGTACAGAGACAAAGTCATCTTCAAAAACTGTTCCTGCGGTCTCTCCAGCGATGCACATCTTGCACATCGTCTCCCTTTTTTAATGCATCTGAATGATCTCATCTGCTTTACATTAGGGACACTTCCAAAACTAGTACTCCGTGTTGTCAGAGCTGCTATGCCATAAAATAGacattaaatgtgatttaaatcattaatattttaatgccAAAACAGCTAAACCATTATCATTGATTTCTATTCATTTATTGTTATTGGCGTTTAGGATCCAGCAtgaaaatgttgtttgcttGGAGGATTTCTATGAAAGTCGGACGCATTACTACCTTGTCATGCAACTGTAAGTAACGTTCACTGCCTCTGTTAAACTTTCAGGTTATTGTGAATCTCTTTGGTGTTTTTGTGAGGGATGTTCATGGTTTTCCTCTGCTCAGAGTTTCAGGAGGAGAACTGTTTGATCGGATTCTGGACCGCGGCGTGTACTCTGAGATGGATGCCAGTGTGGTTATCAGACAGGTGCTGGAGGCGGTCAGCTACCTGCACGAGAGCGGCATAGTTCACCGGGATCTCAAGGTATTTcaaaaaaatccacattttagaaaaatgtgacccagtctgtgaaaaccaatcTCATAATGAGAGAATGAGCATCAacgtttgatttcaaccattcatttcactatgattttaaTCTTTTACTCAATATTAAAGATGTCAAGATTATATTTTACAGAATGCTCTTTACATTATATAGGATGagtttttgtagaaaaaaataaataaataaatgactttagctgggttttcacagactgggtcataAATAGTAGGAAGctatgaaataacacaaatctTATTATGGgaatgttttttactaaaaagaaAATCTTCAGTCAGTCTGGTATTTGTCACCCTTTGTCGTTTTATCAAGCGATCTCCATTTATTCGGGCTTCTTATGGGCTGCTTTTCATCATTCAGCCCGAGTCTTccgtttaaaaaatattttgttcccaaaaataactaaataatgcattaaaaaaattatgtttcatAATAAAAGAAATCATAATTTGTAaggttaatataataaaataatttaataatatatattcgGTTTTAAGCATTCATCgaattaatttcactatatttattttgcacaaaagTAGGTTATGTTCTTTGCATTAAATCGTTAGGATGATATTGTAGTAGGATTATTTAGTatagaaaacaataaatcacaaaaaatgattttcacagactgggtcacatacaATATATAGTGCAATTTTGCAATACGCCAGGGAGGATTCTGGGTGCATATCTCCCAGCCCTCATATGCGTTTCATCTCTCTGCAGCCTGAGAATCTGCTGTACTACAGTCCTGATGAAAACTCTAAGATCATGATCAGTGATTTCGGCCTGTCGAAGATTGAAGAGAATGGAATCATGTCCACCGCCTGTGGAACTCCAGGATATGTGGGTAAGAACAGTGTGTGTAGTACAGCCTGTGCATGTCAAAGCAAAACTAAATGGCATTGAACCAAATAATCCGTGTGAAATAATGTAGAATGAGACTTTGATCTGAAGTCATTTAGTGTCTGTTTGCTCTTTTTCACAGCTCCTGAAGTGTTGGCTCAGAAACCCTACAGTAAAGCTGTGGACTGCTGGTCTATTGGAGTTATCGCATACATTCTGTGAGTCCCCAAATGCTACACGTCATTTCTAAGATCATTTGGGTCCACATGGTTCTCTAGACTATGAAGAGAAATGTGCAGTAGAGCTAAAAACAGATGCCACGTTCTAAAATAGGAAACCAAACACTTTCTGTCAGATTTAGAAAACAGCAGTTAGTCAGAACGAGTCAgagattaaaggggtcatacgacacggctaaaacgactatcgtttgttttagatgtaatgtaatgtgtatacacgatttaaggttcaaaaacactgtattttccacataccgtgcatgtttgtatctcctctttgccccgcctctctgaaacgctcatggctctgaaaagcgaggtgtgctatgattggccagttaaccagtgcgtagtgattggtggaatactgcaagcgtgtgacggaaatgtaacgcctcttaccatatttggaacatcaggttccaaagcaattgtactgacaggtacgcccaccttacttgcgtatacatttgggcggtcttagtcaaatcataccaccaagtgacgtagatttgtgggggtgtggttacacgaggcgtttcaggcaggtctgggtgagcattcgctttttgatagaatgcatattttgttccgacactttaatatttgcaattttacggGTCTAATACATACATGGGCAACTTAtgacacaccaaagacacagaaaaacacatattcgtgtttaccatatgacccctttaatctcTGACTCGTTCTGACTAACTGCTGTTCTCTAAATCTGACAGAAAGCGTTTGGTTTAGTGCAGATCTGTCCCCCTGGTGGACTATTAGTGAATTACATGTAAACATGCACGTTCATACCGTGATTGTTTTTTACAGGCTCTGTGGATATCCTCCTTTCTATGAAGAAACAGAGACTCGTCTGTTTTCTAAAATCATGAAGGGGCAGTATGAGTTTGACTCGCCCTTCTGGGATGATATTTCTGAGTCTGGTTAGTCTCTTCTATCACTCATAACGCTACTGTCACCTATGTACTGATACTTCACtctaaaaatgtacacaaattATTGATTTCTTCACctcatgtaaatgtattatctCTCAATAGCCAAAGACTTCATCCGTAACATGATGCAGAAGAATCCCAAGATGCGTTATACTACAGAACAGGCTCTACGACACCCATGGTGGGTGGCTATTGTACAGAGATAGCCCTCTCAAGGCTTCTGAGATTAACAAAACCTTTGtttgattcttttttattttcttaaaattcttgtggaaaaataaaaatgagtgTTGATATACAGTCAAATAGGAACACGTTGATCATTTGCTaatgtaaaaattctgtcatcctttaatAACCCTCGTggcattcaaaacctgcatctgactctttcttctgtgtaatacaaaagaagagattttgagaaatgtcttcctggttttgtgttcatacaatggaagtcgacggggtgttgtttggttactcgcgttcttcaaaatatcttcttttgtgttctgctgaagaaagaaaggcaaATGATCTGTTGAACTTTTTACCCATTTACAGTTGAAGAATAAAGAATGCCGAAAAACAAATCCTCCAGCTCTGATTTTAAACCCAGCTTTGTCTCGCAGGATAATCGGTAAGACGGCCCGGAGTCAAGACATCTACCATTCTGTCAGCGTGCAGATCCAGAAAAACTTTGCCAAATCCAAGTGGAAGGTAAAGTCATGTTTCATAACAGGGTGAATACAGTGTTGCGTTTGGATACTGTGGTTAAACCCCAGTTGGCTTTTTTAGCCGATCTCTGGCCTGGTTACACAATTTGAGCGATTTTGTAATCTGCCAATCGTTGCTCCATCTCTTTCAATATCTAGAACAGACCAGATTTGGTTTAATTTTGACACTCACTGTAGATTGAGATCACAAGGTCACAAATAAATAGTCCTTTTAGATTTATGCACTCGCATGCGATATCGAAAACAACAACCACTAAAACGTTATTATATTTGACTGACTATTTGAAATGGGTTGTTCTTCTCCAGCAAGCTTTTAATGCTACAGTGGCCATTCACCACATGAAGAAGCTTCAGATGGCTCATTCTGAGGCCTCTATGAGACAGAACCAGACCCCTCCTTCTGTACCTGAGATCAAGGTCATCACAACATCC
Proteins encoded:
- the camk1gb gene encoding calcium/calmodulin-dependent protein kinase IGb isoform X4; its protein translation is MGRKEGDYDWKKNTDNIQDVFEFMEVLGSGAFAEVFMVKERKTGKHFAMKCVKKKNKRDLILENEIAVLRRIQHENVVCLEDFYESRTHYYLVMQLVSGGELFDRILDRGVYSEMDASVVIRQVLEAVSYLHESGIVHRDLKPENLLYYSPDENSKIMISDFGLSKIEENGIMSTACGTPGYVAPEVLAQKPYSKAVDCWSIGVIAYILLCGYPPFYEETETRLFSKIMKGQYEFDSPFWDDISESAKDFIRNMMQKNPKMRYTTEQALRHPWIIGKTARSQDIYHSVSVQIQKNFAKSKWKQAFNATVAIHHMKKLQMAHSEASMRQNQTPPSVPEIKVITTSTPEAVRKKLFTETPESNHNTPSNQINIPASSTESKSQYHPVRVSHSETTHVGTLTIVEKCKHVYHSEPADLNGYAKRGSGRNGQNLQTGVCSVM
- the camk1gb gene encoding calcium/calmodulin-dependent protein kinase IGb isoform X1, encoding MPSYFVKQGKPLACKKHRKENPVEAHAEMGRKEGDYDWKKNTDNIQDVFEFMEVLGSGAFAEVFMVKERKTGKHFAMKCVKKKNKRDLILENEIAVLRRIQHENVVCLEDFYESRTHYYLVMQLVSGGELFDRILDRGVYSEMDASVVIRQVLEAVSYLHESGIVHRDLKPENLLYYSPDENSKIMISDFGLSKIEENGIMSTACGTPGYVAPEVLAQKPYSKAVDCWSIGVIAYILLCGYPPFYEETETRLFSKIMKGQYEFDSPFWDDISESAKDFIRNMMQKNPKMRYTTEQALRHPWIIGKTARSQDIYHSVSVQIQKNFAKSKWKQAFNATVAIHHMKKLQMAHSEASMRQNQTPPSVPEIKVITTSTPEAVRKKLFTETPESNHNTPSNQINIPASSTESKSQYHPVRVSHSETTHVGTLTIVEKCKHVYHSEPADLNGYAKRGSGRNGQNLQTGVCSVM
- the camk1gb gene encoding calcium/calmodulin-dependent protein kinase IGb isoform X3; translation: MAPGILRVILNATKENPVEAHAEMGRKEGDYDWKKNTDNIQDVFEFMEVLGSGAFAEVFMVKERKTGKHFAMKCVKKKNKRDLILENEIAVLRRIQHENVVCLEDFYESRTHYYLVMQLVSGGELFDRILDRGVYSEMDASVVIRQVLEAVSYLHESGIVHRDLKPENLLYYSPDENSKIMISDFGLSKIEENGIMSTACGTPGYVAPEVLAQKPYSKAVDCWSIGVIAYILLCGYPPFYEETETRLFSKIMKGQYEFDSPFWDDISESAKDFIRNMMQKNPKMRYTTEQALRHPWIIGKTARSQDIYHSVSVQIQKNFAKSKWKQAFNATVAIHHMKKLQMAHSEASMRQNQTPPSVPEIKVITTSTPEAVRKKLFTETPESNHNTPSNQINIPASSTESKSQYHPVRVSHSETTHVGTLTIVEKCKHVYHSEPADLNGYAKRGSGRNGQNLQTGVCSVM
- the camk1gb gene encoding calcium/calmodulin-dependent protein kinase IGb isoform X2, with protein sequence MSVSLRSAPRPLSAHVVICHCCPCLRFDSFCSRQKSCWSRYRAEENPVEAHAEMGRKEGDYDWKKNTDNIQDVFEFMEVLGSGAFAEVFMVKERKTGKHFAMKCVKKKNKRDLILENEIAVLRRIQHENVVCLEDFYESRTHYYLVMQLVSGGELFDRILDRGVYSEMDASVVIRQVLEAVSYLHESGIVHRDLKPENLLYYSPDENSKIMISDFGLSKIEENGIMSTACGTPGYVAPEVLAQKPYSKAVDCWSIGVIAYILLCGYPPFYEETETRLFSKIMKGQYEFDSPFWDDISESAKDFIRNMMQKNPKMRYTTEQALRHPWIIGKTARSQDIYHSVSVQIQKNFAKSKWKQAFNATVAIHHMKKLQMAHSEASMRQNQTPPSVPEIKVITTSTPEAVRKKLFTETPESNHNTPSNQINIPASSTESKSQYHPVRVSHSETTHVGTLTIVEKCKHVYHSEPADLNGYAKRGSGRNGQNLQTGVCSVM